From a single Streptomyces sp. NBC_00237 genomic region:
- a CDS encoding DUF4386 domain-containing protein — MTHRRIAVLVGFLFLSSSLTFAVGSSLVAEYFSSGRKGFAGLLAGVLLEGYTGLAVAAIGILLLSVLRPHGKRAPLAYLVLRATECSIIIAVGIYFLASRQDFHDYALLVYAFAGAGGVTLSYVLLRSRLVAVWLSVLGLAGYSVLLLGVLADVLGIADLDSGVGIVFYVPGGVFEIVFPLVLLLKGFRPVKNASQETCTPAVPQASTR; from the coding sequence ATGACGCACCGGCGGATCGCTGTTCTGGTGGGTTTCCTCTTCCTCTCCTCCTCTCTGACCTTCGCGGTCGGCAGCTCCCTTGTAGCGGAGTATTTTTCAAGCGGGAGGAAGGGCTTCGCCGGCCTGCTCGCCGGGGTGCTGCTGGAGGGGTACACGGGGCTTGCGGTGGCGGCCATCGGTATCCTCTTGCTTTCCGTGCTGAGGCCGCACGGAAAACGGGCACCCCTGGCGTACCTGGTTCTGAGGGCCACAGAATGCTCGATCATCATCGCAGTGGGTATCTATTTCCTGGCGAGCCGTCAGGATTTCCACGACTACGCTCTCCTCGTTTATGCGTTCGCGGGCGCGGGCGGGGTCACCCTCTCGTACGTACTGCTCCGCTCGCGCCTGGTCGCCGTATGGCTGTCCGTACTGGGATTGGCCGGGTATTCGGTTCTGCTACTGGGCGTCCTGGCCGATGTACTGGGCATCGCCGACCTCGATTCCGGAGTCGGTATCGTGTTCTACGTTCCAGGCGGGGTATTCGAGATCGTCTTCCCGTTGGTTCTGCTCCTCAAGGGGTTCCGGCCTGTCAAAAATGCCTCACAGGAAACATGCACCCCGGCGGTCCCCCAGGCGAGCACCCGATGA
- a CDS encoding IS3 family transposase: MGNKYTKRYTEEFKRDAIALVDSSGKTVTAVARELGISSESLRGWYREAKADQNEGASGGLSSAERDELRQLRKQVRETAADDRDPEKSDCLLREGERPVSVLYRLIHAEKANYPVVLLCRVLHVARSSYYAWREGEAARQARRAADDMLAHEITMLHIASRRTDGVPRIHAELRRLGRRVNRKRIARVMRERDIQGITRRRRRSLTRPDKKTKPAPDLIGRDFHAERPGIKLVGDITYLPTAEGWLYLACWLDLATREVVGYAMAAHHRAELVVDALDMAYGRGNLEPGCVIHSDRGSEYTSTQFRDRISELGLRSSCGRTGSCFDNAAAESFWALLKEEIGTRTWPDRATARAEVFTFIETFYNRRRLRKHKTFGYLTPAETRQRHQHALAA, from the coding sequence GTGGGAAACAAGTACACGAAGCGGTACACAGAGGAGTTCAAGCGGGACGCGATCGCGCTCGTCGACTCCTCGGGCAAGACGGTCACGGCCGTTGCCCGGGAGCTGGGCATCAGCTCCGAGTCCCTGCGCGGCTGGTACCGCGAGGCCAAGGCGGACCAGAACGAGGGAGCCTCCGGCGGCTTGAGCAGTGCCGAGCGCGACGAGCTGAGGCAGCTGCGCAAGCAGGTCCGTGAAACAGCAGCAGACGATCGAGATCCTGAAAAAAGCGACTGCCTTCTTCGTGAAGGAGAACGACCGGTGAGCGTGTTGTACCGGTTGATCCATGCGGAGAAGGCGAATTACCCAGTCGTTCTGCTGTGCCGGGTGCTGCACGTGGCCCGCTCCTCCTACTACGCGTGGCGCGAGGGCGAGGCAGCCCGCCAGGCCCGCCGGGCCGCCGACGACATGCTCGCCCACGAGATCACCATGCTGCATATCGCCTCGCGCCGCACTGACGGGGTCCCGCGTATCCACGCCGAACTGCGGCGTCTGGGACGGCGGGTGAACCGCAAGCGCATCGCCCGTGTGATGCGCGAGCGCGACATCCAAGGCATCACCCGACGCAGGCGCCGCTCGCTGACCCGGCCGGACAAGAAGACGAAGCCGGCCCCGGATCTGATCGGCCGCGACTTCCACGCCGAGCGGCCCGGGATCAAGCTGGTCGGCGACATCACCTATCTGCCCACCGCCGAAGGCTGGCTCTACCTTGCCTGCTGGCTGGACCTGGCCACCCGTGAAGTCGTCGGCTATGCCATGGCCGCCCACCACCGCGCCGAGCTCGTCGTGGACGCCCTCGACATGGCCTATGGCCGAGGGAACCTGGAGCCCGGCTGCGTGATCCACAGTGATCGCGGCAGCGAATACACCTCAACCCAATTCCGCGACAGGATAAGCGAGTTGGGACTTCGGAGCAGCTGCGGACGCACTGGATCATGCTTTGACAACGCTGCTGCGGAGAGCTTCTGGGCTCTGCTCAAAGAAGAGATCGGCACCCGCACCTGGCCCGACCGGGCCACCGCCCGCGCCGAGGTCTTCACCTTCATCGAGACCTTCTACAACCGCCGCCGCCTGCGCAAGCACAAGACCTTCGGCTACCTCACACCAGCCGAAACCAGGCAGCGGCACCAACACGCCCTCGCGGCATAA
- a CDS encoding IS3 family transposase (programmed frameshift), which yields MARPSSYPPELRKRAVRMVAEIRGDYPNESAALRAVAQKLGIGSAETLRNWVKRDEVDSGQRPGTTTEESAQIKAMKKEIAELKRANDILKAAAKFLRGRARPATHALVAFIDEHRARFGGVEPICRVLTEHDCKIAPSTYYAHHKRLRAPSARTVRDAELKPLIRQIFVSNYRVYGARKVWRELHRQGHIVARCTVERLMRELGVAGAVRGKKIITTIPDSSVERAPDLLDRNFVAPAPNRCWVADFTHVKTWSGVVYVAFVVDTFSRRIVGWSAATSKETRLVLDALDMALWQRDRDKQPYQRGELIHHSDAGSQYTSFRLAEHLDAAGIAASIGSVGDAYDNALMESTIGLFKTELIKPGRPWRTLSHVELATAEWIDWYCHRRLHGEIGHIPPVEYETNYYRKTPKSQVTTTI from the exons ATGGCACGCCCTTCCTCCTATCCCCCTGAGCTGCGGAAACGAGCGGTCCGTATGGTCGCCGAGATCCGCGGTGACTATCCGAACGAGTCGGCCGCTTTGAGGGCCGTCGCCCAGAAACTCGGGATCGGTTCGGCCGAGACCCTGCGGAACTGGGTGAAGCGGGACGAGGTCGACTCCGGTCAGCGGCCGGGGACGACCACGGAGGAGTCCGCGCAGATCAAGGCGATGAAGAAGGAGATCGCCGAACTGAAGCGGGCGAACGACATCCTGAAGGCCGCGGCGA AGTTTCTTCGCGGCCGAGCTCGACCGGCCACACACGCGCTCGTAGCGTTCATCGACGAGCACCGGGCCCGCTTCGGCGGTGTCGAGCCGATCTGCCGCGTGCTCACCGAGCACGACTGCAAGATCGCCCCGTCCACCTATTACGCCCACCACAAACGACTCCGGGCCCCGTCGGCCCGCACCGTCCGCGACGCCGAACTGAAGCCGCTCATCCGGCAGATCTTCGTGTCCAACTACCGTGTCTACGGCGCCAGGAAGGTCTGGCGTGAGCTGCACCGACAAGGTCACATCGTGGCCCGGTGCACCGTCGAACGCCTCATGCGCGAGCTGGGCGTCGCCGGTGCTGTCCGGGGAAAGAAGATCATCACCACCATCCCGGACAGTTCCGTGGAACGGGCACCGGACCTGCTGGACCGCAACTTCGTCGCGCCGGCCCCCAACCGCTGCTGGGTCGCTGACTTCACCCACGTCAAGACCTGGTCCGGCGTCGTCTACGTCGCGTTCGTCGTCGACACCTTCTCCCGCCGGATCGTCGGCTGGTCAGCCGCCACGTCGAAGGAGACCAGGCTCGTCCTGGACGCCCTGGACATGGCCCTGTGGCAACGTGACCGCGATAAACAGCCTTACCAGCGGGGCGAGTTGATACATCATTCCGATGCCGGGTCGCAATACACGAGTTTTCGGCTCGCCGAGCACCTGGACGCCGCCGGCATCGCGGCCTCCATCGGTTCGGTCGGCGACGCCTACGACAACGCCCTCATGGAGTCCACGATCGGCCTGTTCAAGACCGAGCTGATCAAGCCCGGCCGACCTTGGCGAACCCTTTCGCATGTCGAACTCGCCACCGCCGAATGGATCGACTGGTACTGCCACCGCCGACTCCACGGTGAAATAGGGCACATCCCACCCGTCGAATACGAGACCAACTACTACCGCAAAACCCCGAAATCCCAGGTCACAACCACAATCTAG
- a CDS encoding DUF4386 domain-containing protein produces the protein MMNLSGTTERTVRSAGMVAGLSLLLVALLALFAQFLVLEGLVSEGDAEKTVQDLLDSDSLFRFGVASLVLAAALDVVVAWALLVFFRPVHEGLATLAAYLRLAYAGVFLVAISQLAGVLRAGRGSSGRPLVGGERGLPRLAAVRRGVRC, from the coding sequence ATGATGAACTTGTCAGGAACGACGGAGCGCACCGTACGCAGCGCAGGCATGGTGGCCGGCCTCAGTCTTCTGCTGGTTGCCCTGCTCGCCCTCTTTGCCCAATTCCTTGTTCTGGAAGGGCTGGTCTCCGAAGGCGACGCGGAGAAGACAGTTCAGGACCTACTCGACTCCGACTCGCTCTTCCGGTTCGGCGTGGCGAGCCTGGTCCTGGCAGCCGCCTTGGACGTGGTCGTGGCATGGGCACTCCTGGTGTTCTTCCGGCCGGTCCACGAAGGACTCGCGACCCTGGCCGCCTACCTGAGGCTCGCCTACGCAGGGGTCTTCCTGGTCGCTATCAGCCAACTCGCAGGAGTACTACGCGCTGGTCGAGGTAGTTCTGGAAGGCCGTTGGTCGGCGGGGAGCGAGGGCTTCCTCGTTTGGCAGCAGTCCGCCGAGGCGTTCGATGTTGA